A part of Rhodamnia argentea isolate NSW1041297 chromosome 8, ASM2092103v1, whole genome shotgun sequence genomic DNA contains:
- the LOC115752894 gene encoding uncharacterized protein LOC115752894 — MASHKDKNLLESEPPLVIDNSSEEGRRLGYCLRENPKKSWKFLELKEDAPENPCLVCDKRFRSMRALLCHMKIHPGKDDESGDRGKGSRSRKSCQDHTRSILGRKRLNSSLLNEDRFVGSSKTESGLLVAILSDDEAMRITRRKRTPRVEIDVDARTEGVPFPVPNGSSDSNEAEQDLGSAAAVTLIMMCRGETDSNSLGLGVETLGKSSAPGFYDVGKGKITEASECNESHSRGHSRVERKGAELEVSATMLCGAREVERKKPEAARSGKEPMYEVAMMDCDAMGTAGSHSRERAELWIEPGINSHRGKVCVEECQVFRESGEKNEYKSRDAESYKQESPVGASQGIEGSRVCAELASIKDDSEKVSSQGMYA; from the coding sequence ATGGCGTCTCACAAGGACAAGAATCTACTGGAGAGTGAGCCACCACTGGTGATTGATAACAGCTCGGAGGAAGGGCGACGTCTTGGGTATTGTCTCAGAGAAAACCCCAAGAAATCGTGGAAATTCTTGGAGCTGAAGGAAGACGCCCCAGAAAATCCGTGCCTGGTCTGCGACAAGCGGTTCAGGTCGATGAGGGCACTGTTGTGCCACATGAAGATTCACCCGGGGAAGGACGACGAGAGCGGTGACCGCGGCAAAGGTTCCAGGTCAAGGAAATCTTGCCAGGATCACACGAGGTCGATTCTCGGCAGAAAGAGATTGAATTCGAGTCTCTTGAATGAAGATCGCTTTGTGGGCTCCAGCAAGACCGAGAGTGGTCTCCTGGTCGCCATTTTATCCGACGACGAGGCAATGCGCATTACCAGGAGGAAGAGAACGCCGCGAGTCGAGATTGATGTCGATGCAAGGACCGAGGGAGTTCCGTTTCCCGTACCAAATGGGTCTTCGGACAGTAACGAGGCAGAACAAGACCTGGGAAGCGCAGCAGCAGTTACTTTGATCATGATGTGCCGAGGTGAGACGGACTCCAACTCTCTGGGTTTGGGCGTCGAGACTTTGGGGAAGAGCTCGGCCCCAGGTTTCTATGACGTGGGGAAAGGGAAAATAACTGAAGCATCCGAGTGCAATGAAAGCCATTCAAGAGGCCATTCGAGAGTGGAGCGGAAAGGGGCAGAATTGGAGGTTTCCGCCACCATGCTTTGCGGTGCCAGGGAAGTTGAGCGCAAGAAGCCTGAAGCAGCCAGATCAGGTAAAGAGCCGATGTATGAGGTGGCCATGATGGATTGTGACGCAATGGGAACTGCAGGTTCTCATTCGAGAGAAAGGGCAGAACTATGGATCGAGCCGGGGATAAATTCACACAGAGGCAAGGTCTGTGTGGAGGAATGCCAAGTTTTCCGTGAATCAGGTGagaaaaacgagtataaaagcaGGGACGCTGAGAGCTACAAACAGGAGTCTCCGGTCGGTGCTTCTCAGGGGATTGAAGGGAGCCGTGTCTGCGCCGAACTCGCGAGCATCAAGGACGACTCAGAGAAGGTGAGCAGCCAAGGCATGTATGCTTGA
- the LOC115752877 gene encoding UDP-glucose 6-dehydrogenase 1: protein MVKICCIGAGYVGGPTMAVIALKCPSIEVAVVDISVSRIQAWNSDQLPIYEPGLDAVVKQCRGKNLFFSTDVEKHVSEADIVFVSVNTPTKTRGLGAGKAADLTYWESAARMIADVSKSDKIVVEKSTVPVKTAEAIEKILTHNSKGIKFQILSNPEFLAEGTAIEDLFTPDRVLIGGRETPEGQKAIQALKDVYSHWVPEDRILTTNLWSAELSKLAANAFLAQRISSVNAMSSLCEATGADVTQVAYAVGKDSRIGPKFLNASVGFGGSCFQKDILNLVYICECNGLPEVAEYWKQVIKINDYQKARFVNRVVSSMFNTVSNKKIAILGFAFKKDTGDTRETPAIDVCKGLLGDKARLSIYDPQVTEEQIQRDLTMNKFDWDHPVHLQPMSPTTVKQVSVVWDAYSAVKDAHALCILTEWDEFKTLDYQQIYDNMQKPAFVFDGRNVANVDKLREIGFIVYSIGKPLDPWLKDMPSVA, encoded by the coding sequence ATGGTGAAGATCTGCTGCATTGGTGCTGGCTATGTCGGTGGGCCTACTATGGCCGTAATTGCTCTCAAATGCCCATCAATAGAAGTTGCGGTCGTTGATATTTCTGTCTCTCGTATACAAGCCTGGAACAGCGACCAGCTCCCGATTTATGAACCAGGCCTTGATGCGGTGGTGAAGCAGTGCCGAGGGAAGAACCTCTTCTTCAGCACTGATGTGGAGAAACATGTGTCTGAGGCTGACATTGTCTTTGTGTCTGTCAACACCCCAACCAAGACTCGAGGTCTGGGTGCCGGCAAAGCTGCAGATCTGACCTATTGGGAAAGTGCAGCCCGTATGATTGCTGATGTCTCAAAATCTGATAAAATTGTTGTGGAGAAATCAACCGTCCCAGTTAAGACAGCCGAGGCGATAGAGAAGATTCTGACCCATAACAGCAAGGGAATCAAATTCCAGATTCTGTCGAACCCAGAATTCCTTGCTGAGGGGACGGCAATCGAAGACTTGTTTACTCCAGATCGTGTCCTTATTGGTGGCAGGGAAACTCCAGAAGGCCAGAAAGCCATCCAAGCCTTGAAGGACGTCTATTCTCATTGGGTTCCCGAAGACCGCATCTTAACGACCAACCTTTGGTCTGCAGAGCTCTCTAAATTGGCTGCAAATGCTTTCTTGGCCCAACGGATCTCTTCTGTGAATGCCATGTCCTCACTTTGCGAGGCGACTGGGGCAGATGTTACTCAAGTGGCTTATGCTGTGGGTAAGGACTCGAGAATTGGTCCCAAGTTCCTTAATGCTAGTGTTGGCTTTGGTGGATCCTGCTTCCAAAAGGATATTCTCAACCTGGTGTACATCTGTGAGTGCAATGGCCTTCCTGAAGTGGCTGAGTACTGGAAACAAGTGATTAAGATCAACGACTACCAGAAGGCCCGCTTCGTGAACCGTGTGGTTTCCTCCATGTTTAACACCGTTTCAAACAAGAAGATTGCCATTCTTGGATTTGCCTTCAAGAAAGATACTGGGGACACGCGCGAGACCCCCGCAATTGACGTCTGCAAGGGTCTCTTGGGAGACAAGGCCAGGCTAAGCATTTATGATCCTCAAGTCACTGAGGAGCAGATCCAGAGGGACCTTACCATGAACAAGTTTGATTGGGACCACCCAGTCCACCTTCAGCCCATGAGTCCCACCACTGTGAAGCAGGTTTCCGTAGTCTGGGATGCCTACAGTGCTGTCAAGGATGCCCACGCCCTCTGCATCCTCACTGAGTGGGATGAGTTCAAGACTCTTGATTACCAGCAGATATACGACAACATGCAGAAGCCGGCTTTCGTCTTTGATGGCAGGAATGTCGCCAATGTTGATAAGCTGCGTGAGATTGGATTCATTGTCTACTCCATCGGCAAGCCGCTGGATCCCTGGCTTAAGGACATGCCCTCCGTGGCATAA